In Anas acuta chromosome 5, bAnaAcu1.1, whole genome shotgun sequence, a single window of DNA contains:
- the CTSD gene encoding cathepsin D encodes MGPRVLLLLLLLAALLGPCAALIRIPLTKFPSMRRVLTEVGSEIPDMNAVTQFLKFKLGFADLAEPTPEILKNYMDAQYYGEIGIGTPPQKFTVVFDTGSSNLWVPSVHCHLLDIACLLHHKYDASKSSTYVENGTDFAIHYGTGSLSGYLSQDTVTLGNLKIKNQIFGEAVKQPGITFIAAKFDGILGMAFPRISVDKVTPFFDNVMQQKLIEKNIFSFYLNRDPTAQPGGELLLGGTDPKYYSGDFSWVNVTRKAYWQVHMDAVDVANGLTLCKGGCEAIVDTGTSLITGPTKEVKELQTAIGAKPLIKGQYVIPCEKVSSLPVVTLTLGGKPYQLTGEQYVFKVSAQGETICLSGFSGLDVPPPGGPLWILGDVFIGPYYTVFDRDNDSVGFAKCV; translated from the exons ATGGGGCCCCgcgtcctgctgctgctgctgctcctcgccGCCCTGCTGGGGCCATGCGCCGCCCTCATACG GATCCCCCTGACCAAGTTCCCTTCCATGCGCCGTGTCCTGACCGAGGTGGGCAGCGAGATCCCCGACATGAACGCTGTCACCCAGTTCCTCAAGTTCAAGCTGGGCTTTGCCGACCTGGCCGAGCCCACACCGGAGATCCTGAAGAACTACATGGAC GCCCAGTATTACGGTGAGATTGGCATCGGGACCCCTCCGCAGAAGTTCACCGTGGTCTTCGACACCGGCTCCTCCAACCTGTGGGTGCCGTCTGTGCACTGTCACCTGCTGGACATCGCCTGCT TGCTCCACCACAAGTACGATGCCTCCAAATCCAGCACCTACGTGGAGAACGGCACCGATTTTGCCATCCACTATGGGACAGGGAGCCTCTCGGGATACCTGAGCCAGGACACGGTCACG cTCGGGAACTTGAAAATCAAGAACCAGATCTTCGGGGAGGCCGTGAAGCAGCCAGGCATCACCTTCATCGCTGCCAAGTTCGATGGCATCCTGGGCATGGCATTCCCCAGGATCTCTGTGGACAAGGTCACTCCTTTTTTCGATAATGTCATGCAGCAGAAGCTGATTGAGAAAAACATCTTCTCCTTCTACCTGAACAG AGACCCCACAGCTCAGCCAGGCGGCGAGCTGCTGCTTGGGGGCACAGACCCCAAATACTACAGCGGCGACTTCAGCTGGGTGAACGTCACACGCAAAGCCTACTGGCAGGTCCACATGGATGC GGTGGACGTTGCCAACGGGCTGACTCTGTGTAAGGGGGGCTGCGAGGCCATCGTGGACACGGGCACCTCGCTCATCACCGGCCCCACCAAGGAGGTGAAGGAGCTGCAGACAGCCATCGGTGCGAAACCGCTCATCAAGGGCCAg TATGTGATCCCCTGTGAGAAGGTGTCATCTCTGCCCGTTGTCACGCTCACGCTGGGAGGGAAGCCCTACCAGCTCACCGGAGAGCAGTACGTCTTCAAG GTTTCTGCACAAGGAGAGACCATCTGCCTGAGTGGGTTTTCAGGCCTGGACGTCCCACCCCCTGGTGGCCCACTCTGGATCCTGGGGGATGTCTTCATCGGTCCCTACTACACTGTCTTTGACCGTGATAACGACTCTGTGGGCTTCGCCAAATGTGTCTAA
- the LOC137857212 gene encoding cytosolic 5'-nucleotidase 1A-like, whose amino-acid sequence MAEPESTVVNPSVKQKDPSKALVIAVTTRAIFNLEEEHQLYLEKGKEEYVRHQQANQDRPLPPGTAFAFIQAVQYVNKKILESNPAEEDLFDILLLSNNSPESGVRIINSAKHYGLEISKFCFVSDEDSTQYLKSHGVKLFLSADRTDVCNALRRGVSAALVFQQEVQAPSTPLRVAFDGDAVLFSDETDQVFREQGLEGAVQYERAMEAVPMGEGPMKAFAMHLGKIHKKFNREECPIRTYLVTARSGRDMGIRAIKTLREWGLAIDEAFFMDGAPKGPILAQIQPHIFFDDGLHNIQGAQDMGVPSAWVPSCC is encoded by the exons ATGGCAGAGCCTGAAAGCACGGTTGTAAACCCCAGTGTGAAACAG AAAGACCCCAGCAAGGCACTGGTCATTGCAGTGACCACCAGAGCCATCTTCAACCTGGAGGAAGAGCACCAGCTCTACCTGGAGAAGGGCAAGGAGGAGTACGTGAGGCATCAGCAGGCCAACCAGGACAGGCCCCTGCCACCAGGCACAGCCTTCGCCTTCATCCAG GCAGTGCAGTATGTGAACAAGAAGATCCTGGAGAGCAACCCAGCAGAGGAGGACCTCTTTGacatcctgctgctctccaaCAACAGCCCAGAGAGCGGTGTGCGCATCATTAACAGTGCCAAGCACTATG GCCTGGAGATTTCCAAGTTCTGCTTCGTCAGTGATGAGGACTCCACGCAGTACCTCAAGTCCCACGGGGTCAAGCTCTTCCTCTCGGCTGACAGGACAGACGTCTGCAATGCCCTCCGGAGAG GGGTCTCAGCAGCGCTGGTCTTccagcaggaggtgcaggcccccagcaccccgctgcGTGTGGCCTTCGATGGGGACGCCGTGCTCTTCTCCGACGAGACCGACCAGGTCTTTCGGGAGCAGGGCCTGGAGGGAGCGGTGCAGTACGAGCGGGCGATGGAGGCTGTGCCCATGGGAGAG GGTCCCATGAAAGCCTTTGCCATGCACCTGGGGAAGATACACAAGAAGTTCAACCGTGAGGAGTGCCCCATCCGCACCTACCTGGTGACCGCCCGCAGCGGCCGAGACATGGGCATCCGAGCCATCAAGACGCTCCGGGAATGGGGTCTGGCCATCGACGAGGCCTTCTTCATGGATGGGGCTCCTAAAGGCCCCATCCTCGCCCAGATCCAGCCCCATATTTTCTTTGATGATGGCCTTCATAACATCCAGGGGGCTCAAGATATGGGGGTACCCTCTGCCTGGGTCCCCTCATGCTGCTGA